A segment of the Zingiber officinale cultivar Zhangliang chromosome 8B, Zo_v1.1, whole genome shotgun sequence genome:
AATGATCTACAAATATCCGTATATATTAGCTTCAAAATATCACAACAACAGCTAGCCACCTTATTCCTTTTATTAGTGGTCTTCCCCTTGAGACACTTTATGCAGACATCAAAGTCTGGCATGTCAAGGAAATCGAGAATTCCATATGACATTAACCTTCCTAGACATTGTTTtgatatatgtcctaaacgcctATGCCACAATATGGAAGAATCTCGTTAGTCAATTTACGTTTCAAACCTATACTATGTATTATCACGTTATCAACTgtaggagtaaaggtgttcaatttataaagcttatcaaccaaggaaccattGTCAACCAATAATGAATTAAAGAAAATGCTAAAAAttccatttctaaatgaacaagaataatctaatttgtccaaacaagaaattgaaattaaatttcgtcAAAAAGACgatacaataaatgtattttccaAATCTAGAAAAACattggttcctaaacaaagcctaaaaacaccaatcgactcgactttaacattttttctatttcttgtatagatgtatcttttaCTATCAAGCGGAAGTAGACTCTTAAGACAACCCTATATAGTGCCACTTATGTGAATAGTAGCaccggtatctatccaccaagtgtcagtgggtacaatagctagattgacttccgaactaacaaagttgagaagtttatcTTTCTTTACACGCTATTTGCGTACTTGAAgcagtctttcttcatatgaccttcttcttgcaaaagaaacaAGTGGATTTTTTATCATGTTTCTTGTGCTCCTTATAGCCATTGCCTCCAGAATCTGCAGtttgttttccctttcctttgttattgatcctctttcgtttcttgctcgtactttgagaaccagatgctaagtgagtactctcagatgtctcaatctttagtctcccctcctcttgcacgcattgggcaataagctcattcaatgtctacttttccttttaagtattatacgatatcttaaaaggagtgaaccgtACAGGCAGAGacatcaaaacaaaatgcactaacataccctcagacatatcGAGTTTCAATGCTTTCAGACTTGTCGCTATATTAGACATCTCCATAATAtactcccttatgtttcctttaccatTATACCGCATGGTTACCAACTTTGTAAGAAGTGTGGTAATCTCGACCTTTTTatttgaggtgaatcggtctgctaattggtccaggaaactcctagcatctcctcCCTCTATTATTGAGCCCTTTATTGGTGCCGGTATGAAAAGTTTCATGATACTTAGACACATgtgatttgatttctcccacagctgaaatttaaccctctgctctatagtgttagcactggtcagaggtgcgagacgatcattccttaatgcatagtctaagggGGCACTTGGTTTGCAGAAGAGAATGGGAATAAGAATGAGATTCGTTGAAGTAAAGAATGGGAATGGGGGGTTTCAATCCGATTCTCATTCCCCTCATTTTACTTGGTAATGGCCCAATCCCATATTTAGGGGTTTGAATCCGTGGGACCCACCATCAATACTCAAAATCAAACACCAACTTtcaatctcattctcattcctcACTTCCATTCCATCCAACCAAGCACTCCCTAAGTCCATGCAGCCTAAGACTACGGTCacgtattctttccattcagcaaaattcgaaccagttagtgttgggatgttattaatgttggcagttacagattgcactgaaattaaagagaaaaatttatttaaactcaCGATTTTactaaagccaagaacatataagtaatataaaattatgcaaataaaataaaattttaaatgcatataaatggagtctttatgagataccaagtacaaTATAATAAGTATTCCTTTGAAccgacacattatttgttagcgatactctctaatataactcaaattttaattggtcacacaatgtgtcttcctttgggccaacTCATTAtgcgcataatatgatactttatatgagttatattttggtccataacttacaacaaccttaatcgaccacataatatgtcttcctttgggtcaacatattttatgcatgatttgaacaaaataatattttgttttaCAGTTGTAAGCTACCTGATGcatatatctgacataaaagtaaccttcctttgggtcgattatttttagcatagatatacgttTACCAACATAAAATGTACTAAACCTACTtaaggtgtcttcctttgggctgacATATTAGTTCAACTTAATAGTAAGTTGTGTGGATAGATTCAAGAAAATTCTAAGAACTTTATTCGAACAGAAATTACTTAATCAGCTTTAACAATATAAAAATTAGGTTTATTAATCAATTGATACCTTATGATAATCGATTGATATGATCCAATCGATTATCCCAATCGATCTGAAACATACTATATGCgactatataattatatatacttTTCCTAAGTAGCTAAAGCTTCCtctataattaaataatactatttaatattttaatcattaatttaaataattatttaatgcattttgtttttttctttattctgttatttcattttgttttttAACGAAACATGAAACAGTGGAAAAAACATTCCTATCTTTTACTGTTTCGTTGAAacaataatgatttttttttctttttttatcagtgtttcgaaaaaaaaaacttaatcgattaaatttttttttaaaaaatcttaatcAATTGATCGACCAAATCAATCGATTAAACTACACTAATAGAAAATCAAACCTttccttataaaaaaaatttcgacgatcaaaaatttatattaattagAAAAAACTTAATCTAGCATATAAATAACAAATCGACAAAAAATCTAAACTTTATTGCCAATGAAAACGACGAAACAgaatcttggctctgataccaattgataattCTTGTAAATCCTAAGCCGCATAGATTCTAAAAGTATAAAGAATCACATATAGAAAATATaagaacaagaagatctagtttagaacatgacataagaaagtaaatattataattacaaagaacctaaatgcagcggaattgtcattgttcttcgtgtagagctcgtcgatccaacaatcctgtggaagaagaagaaggagaagaaggttggcCTTCTGGAGAAGTTAGGGTTGACGGCGCCAAATcctcttcgtcaatggggaacgaaAAGACGTCTCAAAGATGCCCTAATCCTCTAGGGACTaacccattatatagtgcacatctattatcaacTCATCGATAAATATAGATATGGGAttataaatccatatatatactgaacatctattatcaataaatagatgataatagatgcggaATTATAAgttctacacatatgagatccacatTCAATTATCCGAAATTTATTAGGTATAAGTTAGATCATTTTAAAAGGTTTGGATCGTATTCACGTGTGTAAATTATAAATAAACCCATCTAATACATATAATTATATCCAATAGTATTTGATTTATATTTTCCATATCcgttttttcaaaaaatagataatattttttcaaaaaaaaagagaaatgacagatttttagaaaataaaaatagaaaatacgtAAACTAAACGCTACCCTAAgttagagaaaaataaaaaaagttgaAAAAACCACTACTGTGAATGGCTAGGGTCTTTTTATTCATCTTtgaggacaaaaaaaaaaaaaaaatccaaaaatcctCGTCAGATGCTCTAAGCTATTTTAGGGGGATTTATTTACAGTAGTATTAACTAAATTTGATAGgatgtatattttaatttaatgataataaataaataatatattagccATAGCAATATTATAAATATTAGATAAACAATATTTTCTTTTAGGAAAGTCTTTCTTTCTGAATCTCAAGATATATTAAGATAATTTGTTGATTTAGATTAGCTGGTATTAAATTAACATGGGACAAAAAATCAAACCTGCACCagccgggaatcgaacccgggtctGTACCGTGGCAGGGTACTATTCTACCACTAGACCACTGGTGCTGGGTTGTGCTGTAAAggaaatattatataatttaaaatattgtaATTTTTTCCCAATGTATTTTCCATGACTGCCCTTTATTGTTCTTTGCCCAGTTGATGACATCTTTATCATAACGAGACAAGAAAATAATTTCGGTGAGTACATGCcttcttgaaaaaaaaataaaaaatcttcttACCCTTTTATATTTAACGATTAGCTATAAATTAATctgtaatttattttttaaatataatttaggaACAGAATGAGgataatcatttttattttttaaatacaacatCTTTAATTTATTGACTATTTAAATGATTACACATTTGtttgaaaaaattaatcaaatcacTTTATATACAACATACAAATAAAAATGGTCCTATGAGAGGTGACATCAAATCTCTGGagaatgaatttttagaaaaagaaagTTCATCCTAGCAAAAGATTCATTTAGTATTTATGATTTACCCCATTTATTGGGTGAGTGAGTCAATGACGTTTAAAATGAACGAGTTTTGGTTGAAGTTATCACATACACTATTGATTATaggaaataaaatataacaaCTCCCTCCTAGCCGGTCGTAACGGTCCTACATTAAtaatccgcagggtagaaagaaaaggacgatccgctgctaccactgcaacgacgAAGGGCACGTctaggacaactgccccaagctaaagaacaaggacaaagacaAAGGCAAGAAGTCTGTCCAAACAAGCAAGCGCAAGGTCttaaaggcgatgtgggacgatacgtcgtccgaatcggaagtcgagaccTTCTCTGGACttacattaatggcaagtcatcaagacgaggactacgattcaagctcgtccAAAATGAGTATCAAGAGCATCGATGGAGGGGGAGCtacttcggaagaaagcagcagctcagggggagacacagataatgagattgacaaggtaagtcaggtatggtctgtTCCTtccgataaactctttaagtttgttaaattgttaactaaagactgctgcaagttagaaaaggaaattaaaaatttaatagtaattctagctaagtcttgcccATTAAAAGAGTTAGacaaattaaagttagaaaatgaaaatttgaaaagacaaatagattctttaaaaaatcatgcatgttcctataatacaaattttaaaaaaatacaacaatttaaattgatattttagatatcataagggacaaattagaaatatttcaaaaagatatgtccctaagaaatttttagttaatccagtaggctagaacctatattgggttccaaagtcttgtttaacttaaactattaattaagtttagcgctttcagcgagaaaattaaacagttaatttatttatgaggctttgtctaagaaagttgttgttgctccaataaccaagaagacctagtgcctcgttggaagccaaaatattgaaatgaaatatttaattaattttttgataaaacattaaagttaaaataaaataatactttagaaagtctttcaaatatttttttgggaaataaaaaaaaattgcttagaaaatttttcaaacttaagttttctgcttagaaaattctcaaaaataattttgattgcaaaaacttagaaattttttaaaatattttttcatgtaaaattgtctaacttagatttttttttttttaacttagaaattttctttgagatttttttacttagaaatgttttctaaaaatcattgaaataatttttaaaattttttaagttttaacccttagatttttctttgaaccccatttttgatgtgattaaagggagagaagaaaaagtataattcTAAGGGAAGGTAAACCAATGTTTTCTacattttttctatctttttgcactttattgtaatattagttatttcatttttatgtctatttaccctaacttaacttgggttgctcatatcaaaaaggagggattattggaaccccaaggttgttttgatgtgatcaacaagttcagttaggtcctgtgttgttttaaccttgtgtctaagtgtgcaggagcttaggagcacagggagtcgagcaaaagacacagctagcgagaaggacgacacgggagagagccgacgggctcagtgcatctgaggtacgaggtgctgcggaagagtacacaagCCGATGAGAAGGAGGTGTGcggcatttctgagggacgagaagccgaagcggaaggttgctcgagaaagtcgaaattgggttcgggtgagccttattttcggttggctgaaatcatccaagcgagcggagccggagcggaagacctggaccgagacgAGTAGCACTAGAGTAGAGGGCCCGGATCAAAAGTTAACCTtgttgacttaagtggtccgggcgctcggaatcaaGTTTTGACCCGATCACAgtcaaacgcgatccgttgcaaagaaaataaatttttatcccctCCTAGGCGCATGGACCCCTttcaagcgccccgaccaaggctataaatacagtcttggtccagaagctttcaatcaactcaAACAATTAACATTTctaacacttgtacgctttctttagagtttagcttctattttctgtgcgtCATTGTTGTAAGTGTAACGTCACGACCCCTCGGGGCCACACTAGTGGTCTAACTGGCAGCCCCTGATGGTCCCTTGGGTGGCCATAatagcggcccaactggcgaccccttatgtcgtcatccgacgaccctcggccgtgccgttacttacAAGGACTTCCCAcctctggccagtggatttttaccttcatcctggggaaggcaaaaatccactggccagaggTGGGAAGTCCTTgtaagtaacggcacggccgagggtcgtcggatgacgacataaggggtcgccagttgggccgctattatggccgcccaagggaccatcaggggccgccagttgggccgctagtgtggtcgcccaaggggtcgaggggccgtgacgttacaataaaaaggcggcgctcacttgactaccaggattcataaactctagtacttagcctggaggtctagagttcgaatcttggggaaggcaaaaatccactggctaggggtgggaagacttagtgagtaacgacacggccgagggtcgtcggtagacgacataaggggtcgccaatttgggccgctagttgggtcgcccaagggaccgccaaataggttgccagttgggtcgcccaaggggtcgccaaatgggccgccagttgggccgcccaaggggctgaggggctgggtcgttataataaaaatgcgtctttttattgtaacgacccggccccctCGGCCCCTTAGGCGGCCCAACTACGGCCCATCTGGCGGCTCAACTGGCGgctcaactggcggcccatttggcggccccttatgtcgtcgaccgacgatcctcgggctagacctccaggctaagtactagagtttatgaatcgtggtagccaagtgagtggcgctcacttggctaccaggattcataaactctagtacttagcctggaggtctagagttcgaatcctggggaagacaaaaatccactggccaggggtaggaagtcctagtgaataaCAGCACGCCTGAggatcgtcggtcgacgacataaggggccgccagatgggccgccagttgggccgcccaatgggccgaggggtcgggtcgttacagtaagagacttctccgcctaaaggaaaATTTAGTGCgacacattccttggattaacaacctccctggttgtaaccaagtcaaatctggtgcTTCTTCTGtttgttattttctgtttatttattttatgcaagtgttcaatTAAAAGTCCATGAAGGGTAGCTTGTTTTTTACTTTTgcagagctattcaaccccccttctagccgaccaacgCGATCCAACACCTATGACCAGTTGGAGAACGTGCCCACGTCTCGAGAGAAGTGCGCACTACGCACATCaaggcactatataaagggggtccacaTACCGGCTGAGTATGTATTATTATTCACTGTTTGCACTTGTGGTACTGTTGttccgtcttcttcttcttgtcggtgactgacttgagcatcggaggaccaatgtcggggaccccttccctggttcggCACTGACGTTTCTTGTGTTACAAAGTGGAGCGAGGTTCACATCCAATCAACGCAGCAGTCACATCCCTAACTTACCATCTCCACTTTGAACAGGatcaaaaataaattaagatattattattattatttatattcatAAAAAAGGAAAATGAATTAATTGTTGATAATTATTTGCCAACCAACTAATTGGAAAATTGTGATTTTTAGTAGCATGATTTATGGATGTTAATGGAAATAAACATAGATTAAAATGATGTAAAGGACGAGTTTTAGGTAGGGTGGATTTATGACGATATATCAATTGGGCTAAGAAAATTGAGATCTTTAAGTTTCAATTTAGACCATAATCTAACACCAAATTAAAGAATAAATAAAGAGGCTTTAATCTTATTCGGGATACAATTAAAACTCAAtcaaagtaaaagaaataaaataaaatgtagtCAAACAACTAAACAGTCAAATAGCCTAGATAGAATAGGACCCTTAATTAATGATTTTTCCTATTGAATTTACTCAAGTTACACTCAAATTATTATCTTTGCAAATTTCAAGTTTTAAGATATTGAAAGTTCATCAAAACTCATTACAAAATAGGATAAAATAGGATAAGATTACATATAATAATATCTTTTCCCGAGATCCGTCATTAACGGACTCACAGATGTACACCAAGCTTCCCTTTATCCATTTCAAATTAATTGAGCTAGCTTATCTAGCCCAATTCAATTATATCTACTATATGATCCAatataaaatcaacttaaatcaAACACATGTATCCCCATAAAATtgatgaattaaaataattttaaaatgagaaatttttatttaatctgataggtattttttaatttaaagataCCAGAATTATTAAAAACAAATTATTTGTTCTCGTTTTGAATGATAAATACTAATTGAATAGATGGAATTAATtatatttcttaaaattaaattactcCTAGTTCtgaagttaaattaatttatatttttttagaaattaaattaattttattttaaaataatatctttttattttaagaggttaatttttttttataaaaaaatcaagttaagttttatttttattaattaaattgtttttttttaagttttgttaTCTAAGAAATATCCAAAAATAAATGGGAAGCCATCGGATCTGCTCCACAGGCATCTCTCGAACACTCTAGCCGCTTCTTCATGGAAGACCACAACGGAGAGGGAAGGTACCTTCTCCTCTCGATCGAATCCATCGATCCTCCGCCAGTCCCAGCGTCCATCGGATTAGGGTTCGTCGTCGCCTCCGTGGCCATTGTCCGATCGAGATCCCTCAAACCCCTCTCCGACGCCATCAAGCTCGCCGACAGCGCCATCAGCGGCACCACCGCCCTCCAAGTCCTCCACTCCCCGTCGCCCAGATCCCTCCTCCTCGCCTCTAAGGCCCTCGTCAAGGGCTACAAAGCCACCAAGCGCTTCGTTCCCGCTGGGTTCCGCCCCAAGGTTCCCTCCGCCATAGAGGCGAGGCTCAAAGCCTGTCTCGGCGCGGTCAGTTTGCTCAAGCACACGAGCTCCCCGCTACTCACCGACGGATCCTCGGGGATAGGGGTCCTCAAAGGCGGGTACAATATTTCGAAGAACTGCGCTAAGGTTCTGGAAGGCGTCGTCGGCCTGCAGCTGAATTCGGCGCTCAGGGAGGGGATCGATGCTCTGGGCCTGATCGTCAGGGCTACCACCGTCGGCAAGGAGATCAAGCGCTGGCTTCTGATCGAGCGGTCGAAGAGGAGACGGATGGAGCGTTTGTTCCTGCGAGGAAATTTGTGGCCCGGAGCTCGCTTGAGCTACAAAAGATCCAATTTTGAGGTATTTCACCTAATCGAAGGTGATTTTGACGCCGTGCGACTTCCTGCAATAGAGGGGGCTCTCATCAATGAGATGGCTTTACATAAATCTCTCTCTGAGCTTCTCTGCTTGTCAATTCCTGTAAGATTTGTAAATCCTAAGTTGCATGGATTTTAAAGAATCAGAATTTGAATAggaaaaattaataacatattaacATGGACCTTCGTTTTAGTAAGAACAggacattaaaaaataaatattgtaattataaataatcataattataaagAATTTGAATGTAACGAAATTGTCATTGTTCATGAAAAGTTCGTCGATCCAACAAATtttgcagaataagaagaagaaagttgGTCTTTCGGAAAAGTTAAGATTGACGGTACTGAATCTTCATCGTCAATGAGAACAAAGAAATATATCAAAGATATCCTAATCTTCTAGGGATCAATTCATTATATAGTGCACACCGAAATTcattaaatataaattagatcATTTTAAATGGTTCATATTATATTTACTAGTGTAACTTATAAATAAATCCatctaataaaaataattttatccaaCAACATGTCCCCACGGGTGCCGCTGGAGCTCTTAGGAATTTATCCACCCGTGATGTCAAAACAATACTAAAACTCTGCTGCTCCACGACAAAGTTTGAACAAAGGAAATGGCTCTTAGTAATCAAAACTGACATATACATACGGATTTATTAGAAGTGGAAAGCATAATCGAAGAACAACAGATTGGCAAACATAAACATTACATGATTCCTTGCTTTATTTCTATAATCgtgataaatgaaaaaaaaataaaaataaaaagacaatTGAATAGACACATAACATGAAGATGAAAGAGACGGTTAGTTCAGAATAGGACAATTCCCAAAAATTCATACAGAAGGAAGGTCCTACTTTGGGTACATGAGTACATCAGACATGTTGACACGAATGTCACAAACCTCATGGGCAAGACTGATTAATCTGAACATTTTTTTTCTCACCACCAACTAGGTTTGCATTCGTGAGTATTGTATCTCTTTGAAGTTGTACAAGTCACAACGGGAAGAATGGCATCAACATTGATCTCCATGCCATTTTATTGGAAGGATTTATTAGCTGTATGGACTGCTGAATCATGAATGCTTATGACAGCAAATGACAAACAATAACCAAACTTATTGAGTCATATGAGCGCTGATCATATCCAAGATTCGACAGGGAAATTGAAGGAATTCACACCACTAATGTGCGGAAGGATATCCGAGTCTAgcatctcatcttcttccttcaccaTCATCTACAAAAATGCAGCAGCCCGTTAGGGAACACTCATAACTGTGCTGCTCAATCTCCTGAAACAATGTATTAGTCTTAATGAAGCAAGTCTATTTTACAAAGTAGATGGGTTTGTAAGCAACTCCTCAAAATGAATCATGAaatatgaatgaaatttgatGTGTTTCCTAATTTTAAGCCTCTTAGTTCTTTGTTACCTTCTTTGATTTTGTCATTTCTGCTGTTTGACAAGTATTACAGTGGGTGTCCAATAAAGAAACCTTACCGCATAAGCTTGTTGCTTGGATCAAACAGAAATTAGTGCTTGAGAAAAAAGTGTGTTTGATGAAATGAGAAGAGTGCATTacttcttcctcatcttcgaatTCATGGTCATTTGAGCTAGTTTTTGTTACATCACCAAACTCATCATTTTTTGCAAATCTCCCACGCACTCTAGGCCGGCTGTCTGCCAGAGTTTTCCTACAGGCATACTGCAAGAATTGTGTATGAATTTCTGTAAGCATACAATTCTAAACCTCAGTCTCACAAAATAGTTTCTATGCATTTTACCTTGATCTTCTTGCTAAAGTTTCTTTGGTTTCGCTTCTGCTGATATCTATTGAtcttctccttcctctccttGACCGACAGACGACCGACCTTGAAGCTGGATTCATCCATCGATGAGACCACCTCCGGCGCTGGAAGCAGCACCGGATTGCCGCCAGTTCCAGTCATCAGATGTTGGCTGCATCCTCCAATTACCTTTACAAAACATATCACACTGTGCACACAATCTTTTTATAAAAGGGCCAAGGTAAAGTATATTGTTGAACATGATACTACTGAAACAGACGTGAAAATTTGATCAACTTAAAATTGGCACGAAATGAGTCATACTTATTAATTTAATAAGTGACAAAAGACGAATCGCTCACCCCAACGCCCTGTCTGTCCGTCAGGATCAACACGGAAGAGGAAAATTAAGATAACCGAGAAGGCAAGTGGATGGGGGTGTTATACAGGGTGCAGAGATTCATGCCCTACCAACCCTAAGATTTGACCCCTCAACCTCAAATGATAAATCTACATCCATTTATCATCTCAGCTATGCCAATTGAGATGACATACAGTTTAACAAGCTAACATGCATAGTGTTCTTGCTAATTAACGCCGCAAGTAACTGAAATCCATTGTCTATATATTCTCAAACATGTtcttaaaatcataaaaattgttGAAAAAAATAGTATATTAATTTCAGAATGTAGTGAGAAAGAACCATGCAATGCCATAATAAATGAAAATTGTAAGATTGATTATCTAATGCGTCGATACCTGCAAATCACCAGAGCCGAAGGCATGCTGCAGCGCGACTTCCTGTCCGTACACTCCCAAACCACAGTCCAGCCTCTGATACTTGGCCGTATTAGCCGGTCCCATGAATCCGGCCTCCGGCACTGTCGTCGGCATGCTCATCATCCCCCCTCCCGCAAAAAAGTAACCCCTCGGCGCTTCTCCTCGGGCAATTGAGCTCCGGTACAGCATCGGCCCCATGCCGCCCTCCTCCAGAGCCAAGCACGGCGACGCCAACTCCATCCCTACGAACCCCGACGACTGCTTCTGCTGCTGATGCATCCCGGCCACCGCGGCGGTGTAGTACTCGCCCTCGCACGGCCGATTCGGTTGACACCGGGCCGCCGTATACCCGCTCGTCGCCGGATCGCCAACCGAGATCTCGTCTTCGAACGAATAGTGAGAAGGATCCCCAGGGAAGGGAGGCGGATAACCGATGAGCGGGAGGTTCACCGAGGAGGCGCAGGCGGACGGGCCGGCGTAGCGAGCGTGTGAGAGGAGGTCGACGTCCGGGGCTTGGGTGTTCTGCATCTGCGTCCCCATAGGCGCATCGAGAAGAGCAGAGAGCGCGGCCGCGTCGAGGGCGTTAAAGGGGGAGAAAGCGCCATCGTCCGGGTAGCAGGGGGGAGGCGCGGATGAGGACCCTCCGGCGCTCACCGCGGCAGACGAGGACGAGAAGACATCGTCCTCTGTGCGGAGCAAGCTGACGAGGGACGAGAGGTGGTCCGGCGACGGGAAGAGATCCTCGTCGACGACCACGGCTTCGTCGCACGAGTTCAAGATCCGAGCGGCATCGGAGCTGGAGATGCACTCCTCTTCCTGCTTTCAAGCAACAACCAAACCCCCTTTTTAGAAATCAAAATATATCTTGAAAGTaacatttcaaaattgaaatcaaagctcgattttttttaaaaaaaattatttcgaaTCCAATGAACTGATGACACGTAGCGGAATAAATGGATCGATCGACGAGATTTTTATCGGAGCTAATTATTGCCAAACCGAAGTAAAGACGAATTATCTATCGAACATAATTATTCTACATATGAAGAAAGGCATCACGCAAGGACGATTGTTGGCCGAGCCATTACTTCAATCAATCCTCGATTTATTCTGAGATCATTGATgaaattttaaagtaataataataatgataa
Coding sequences within it:
- the LOC122017794 gene encoding uncharacterized protein LOC122017794 isoform X3, with product MQQEEIPSRSPTEQFSIEEECISSSDAARILNSCDEAVVVDEDLFPSPDHLSSLVSLLRTEDDVFSSSSAAVSAGGSSSAPPPCYPDDGAFSPFNALDAAALSALLDAPMGTQMQNTQAPDVDLLSHARYAGPSACASSVNLPLIGYPPPFPGDPSHYSFEDEISVGDPATSGYTAARCQPNRPCEGEYYTAAVAGMHQQQKQSSGFVGMELASPCLALEEGGMGPMLYRSSIARGEAPRGYFFAGGGMMSMPTTVPEAGFMGPANTAKYQRLDCGLGVYGQEVALQHAFGSGDLQVIGGCSQHLMTGTGGNPVLLPAPEVVSSMDESSFKVGRLSVKERKEKINRYQQKRNQRNFSKKIKYACRKTLADSRPRVRGRFAKNDEFGDVTKTSSNDHEFEDEEEMMVKEEDEMLDSDILPHISGVNSFNFPVESWI
- the LOC122017794 gene encoding uncharacterized protein LOC122017794 isoform X2, yielding MQQEEIPSRSPTEQFSIEEECISSSDAARILNSCDEAVVVDEDLFPSPDHLSSLVSLLRTEDDVFSSSSAAVSAGGSSSAPPPCYPDDGAFSPFNALDAAALSALLDAPMGTQMQNTQAPDVDLLSHARYAGPSACASSVNLPLIGYPPPFPGDPSHYSFEDEISVGDPATSGYTAARCQPNRPCEGEYYTAAVAGMHQQQKQSSGFVGMELASPCLALEEGGMGPMLYRSSIARGEAPRGYFFAGGGMMSMPTTVPEAGFMGPANTAKYQRLDCGLGVYGQEVALQHAFGSGDLQVIGGCSQHLMTGTGGNPVLLPAPEVVSSMDESSFKVGRLSVKERKEKINRYQQKRNQRNFSKKIKYACRKTLADSRPRVRGRFAKNDEFGDVTKTSSNDHEFEDEEEVMHSSHFIKHTFFSSTNFCLIQATSLCDDGEGRR
- the LOC122017794 gene encoding uncharacterized protein LOC122017794 isoform X1; translation: MQQEEIPSRSPTEQFSIEEECISSSDAARILNSCDEAVVVDEDLFPSPDHLSSLVSLLRTEDDVFSSSSAAVSAGGSSSAPPPCYPDDGAFSPFNALDAAALSALLDAPMGTQMQNTQAPDVDLLSHARYAGPSACASSVNLPLIGYPPPFPGDPSHYSFEDEISVGDPATSGYTAARCQPNRPCEGEYYTAAVAGMHQQQKQSSGFVGMELASPCLALEEGGMGPMLYRSSIARGEAPRGYFFAGGGMMSMPTTVPEAGFMGPANTAKYQRLDCGLGVYGQEVALQHAFGSGDLQVIGGCSQHLMTGTGGNPVLLPAPEVVSSMDESSFKVGRLSVKERKEKINRYQQKRNQRNFSKKIKYACRKTLADSRPRVRGRFAKNDEFGDVTKTSSNDHEFEDEEEVMHSSHFIKHTFFSSTNFCLIQATSLCGKVSLLDTHCNTCQTAEMTKSKKVTKN